The Cystobacter ferrugineus genome includes the window CAGACGGTGGAGGCGAGGGCACAGACGCTGCTCGAGCCCATCGTTGCGGGCGAGGGGCTGGAGCTCCTCGAGGTGGAGTTCCTCCGCGAGCACGAGGGCTGGGTCCTGCGCCTGTTCATCGACAAGCCCGGTGGGCGGGTGGGCCTGGATGAGTGTTCGCAGGTGTCGCGGGCGGTGGACACGGTGTTGGACGTGGAGGATCTGATTCCCCACGAGTACAACCTGGAAGTGTCCAGTCCGGGCGTGAACCGTCCCCTGAAGAAGCCCCAGCATTACGAGCGGGTGAAGGGTCAGCGGGTGAAGGTGAAGACCTTCGGGCCCGTTGGGGAGCCGCCACGCAAGAACTTCACCGGCACGCTCACCGAGGTGGCGGCCGACGCCATCAGCGTGGACGTGGAAGGAGCGGGCAGCTTCCGCATCCCCTTCAAGGACATCGCCAAGGCCAATCTGGAGTTCGAGTTCTAGCAGTCCACATACAGGGGGCGCCCTCGCGCGGGCGCGCCCGTGGAACCTTTGGAGAAGAAGATGCCCACGCCAGCCAATCCCAACATCAACCTCAACCTCGTCCTGGACCAGGTGGCCAAGGACAAGGGCATCGAGCGGAGCGTGCTGATTTCCACGCTCGAGGACGCGATGACGACCGCGGCCAAGAAGCACTTTGGCCAGGAGCGCAACCTCGAGGCCAAGTACGATCCCGAGAAAGGCGTGGTGGAGCTCTTCCAGGCCATCACCGTGGTGGAGACCATCACCGATCCCATCCAGGCGGTGAACCAGATTCCCCTCGACGAGGCCCACAAGAAGGGCATGGAAGTGGAGCCGGGCGACGAGCTCGTGTTCCAGATCTTCTACCGGGACGAGGACGCCGAGGAGGCCAAGGCCCAGGACAACCAGTACGGTGACATCCTGCGGCTCAAGACGTTCCGGCGCGGCTTCGGGCGCATCGCGGCCCAGACGGCCAAGCAGGTCATCCTGCAGCGCACCCGCGACGCCGAGCGCGAGAACGTCTTCAACGAGTACAAGGACCGCAAGAACGAGATCGTCACCGGCATCGCCCGGCGCTTCGAGCGCGGCAACATCATCGTGGACCTGGGCCGCGCGGAAGCGGTGCTGCCGGTGCGCGAGCAGGTGCCGCGCGAGACGTACCGCGCGGGCGACCGCGTCCAGGCGTACGTGCTCGACGTGCTGCGCGAGTCCAAGGGCCCTCAAATCGTCCTCAGCCGCGCCTCGGTCAACCTGCTCACCAAGCTCTTCGAGATGGAGGTGCCGGAGATCGCCGAGGGCATCGTGGTCATCGAGGCGGCGGCGCGTGAGCCGGGCGGGCGGGCGAAGATCGCCGTGTCCAGCCGCGACGCGGACGTGGATCCGGTGGGCGCGTGCGTGGGCATGAAGGGCAGCCGCGTGCAGGCCGTGGTGCAGGAGCTGCGCGGGGAGAAGATCGACATCGTCCCCTTCGACGAGGACCCGGCGCGCTTCGTGTGCTCGGCGCTCGCTCCCGCCGAGGTCAGCCGCGTCATCATCGACGAGGCCAACCACGCCATGGAGCTCATCGTGCCGGATGACCAGCTCTCGCTGGCCATCGGCCGCCGGGGCCAGAACGTGCGCCTGGCCGCGCAGCTCACCGGCTGGAAGCTGGACATCAACAGCGAGAGCCGCGTGCGCGAGATGCGCGAGTTCGCCAACCGCTCCCTGGGCGCGCTGCCCGGCGTCAACGAGATGCTGGTGGAGACGCTCTACGCCCACGGCTTCCGTCAGGCCAAGGACATCGCCGAGGCCAATGCGGAGGTGCTGTCGCAGATTCCGGGCGTGGACCCCTCGCGCGTGCCGGCCATGCAGGAGGAGGCACGCAAGCAGATGGGGCTGGACGCCGCGGAGCTGTCACGCATGGAGCGTGAGCGCGAGCAGGCCCGCCAGGCCGAGGCGCGCCGCCATCCGGACGAGCTCAGCCAGACCGAGCGCATGGCGCGCGTGCGCGGAATGGGCGAGAAGGCCATCGAGCAGCTGGTGCTGGCCGGTTACAAGTCGGTGGAGGACATCGCCAACGAGAAGGACCTGGCCCGGCTGGGGGACGTCCCGGGCGTGGGCATCAAGAAGGCCCGCCAGCTCAAGAGCGCGGCGGAGAACTACCTGGTGGAGGAGGCTCGGCTCCGGGCGGAACTCAACGCGGAACGTGGCTCGTCCGCTTCCTCGCCCTCCGCCGAGCCGGCGGGCGCTTAGTTCGCGGTAATGTCGTAAGCTCGCTTGGATGGCTGAGGGGATGCGCCTGAAAGCCCGCTCCAGTACTAATAGTAGGAAAGAGTTGCCGGTGGTGGCTGGACCGGTGCGAAGCTGCATCGGTTGCGGCGCGAGGCGCAGCCAGGAGGAACTCATCCGATTGGGGGTGGGTCCTGAAGGGGGGGTGGTGGTGGTGGGGCGAAGGAAGCCCCCTGGACGGGGAGCTTATCTTTGTGGGGTGGGGTGCCTGGCGGCGGCGGTCAAGCGGAAGGCCTTCGGTAGGGCCTTCCGGGGAAAGGCGGGTCCGGTCGACCCGTCGCTCCTGGGGCAGGCGCTGGAGTCGGTCCCGGGCCGGGGTGGAGCGACCGGAGGGAGTGGGCGTTAGCACCACTCAAACACGTTTTTGGATTAGGGTGCTGCGCCTGGTAGCCGGCGGAGCAAAAGGCCAAGCAAGGTATGTCGAAGAAGCGAGTTCACGAGATTGCCAAGGAGCTCAAGGACCACGGGGTCGAGCTCGACAACAAAGAGGTCGTGACCGAGCTCGTCGCGCTCGGTTACGACGTCAAGAGCCACTCGTCCTCGCTCGAGGACGACCAGGCCACCTCTGCGGTGCAGCGGATCCTCGACAAGCGCAAGCCGAAGCAGGCCGCCGCGCCCGTGACCGCCAAGGGCTTCGTGGTGCGCCGCAAGGCCCCCTCGAACGCGCCTTCCGCCGAGCAGCCCGAGGAGGCACCGGCCGCCGCGGCTCCGACCGCTTCCGTCGACCTGCCGCGTGAGGTCACGGAGCCGGCCGCCACCCAGGCCGCCGCTTCCGCGGTGGTCGCGCCTCCCGAGCCTCCTCGTGCCGAGGCCCCGCCCATCGCCGCGCCCGTGGCGGAGAGCCCGGCCGCGCCCGCTCCGGCCACGCCTGCTCCGGCCGTGACCGCGCCGGTGTCGGCCGCCCCCGAGGCACCCGGCCCGGTGGCCGCGCCGCCGCCTCCTCCTCCTGTTGCCGAGGCCCCCCGGGCCGAGGCCGCCGCCCCGGCTCCCGCCGAGGCGCTCCGCGTCGAGACGCCCGCCCCCGTGGCGGCCGCGACGCCTCCCACCCCTGCTGTCCCGCAGCCTCCCGTCGCCGCCGAGGCGCCCCGGGCGGCGGAGCCCCCTCGGGCTTCGACCCCTGCCCCCGCCGCCTCGCGGCCGGCATCCTCTTTCAAGGAGTCACCCCACTTGCCTACCCGCCCGCCGCCTTCGGCGGTTTCGCCCTCTGTCCGGACGCCTTCTCATCCCTCTTCTGGACCCCAGCGGTCCTCTTCCTCGGGTGGACCCGGCATGTCGGGCTCCGGCCGTCCGGGTGGACCCGGTGGTCAGGGTGGCCGTCCCGGCGGACCCGGTGGTCAGGGTGGCCGTCCCGGCGGACCCGGTGGTCAGGGTGGCCGTCCCGGCGGACCCGGTGGTCAGGGTGGCCGTCCCGGCGGACCCAGCCAGTACCAGCGCGGCGGGCCCAGCCAGTATCAGCGCGGGGGTCCGTCCTCGGGGCCGGTGCGTCCTTCGTCCCCGAACGCTTCGATGGGGGCACAGGGGGCTCCGCCCGCTGGCGCGCCGGGCACGACTCCGTCGCCGACCCACATGGTGGGTGGTATTCCCCACCAGCAGGTCGCGCAGGATCCGCGCTCGCTGCGTCCCACGGCCACCCAGGCCGTCGTCATCTCGCGCCCGCTCATCCAGGTGCGCCGGGTCACGCCCACCACGAGCACGGGCCGACAGTACCCCATGGCGCCGGGCAAGAGCGCCATCGGTGAGAAGCGCGAGTACAAGGTCGTTCCGGACCACCTGGGCCGGGGCCGCGAGCTCGTCGACGTCTCCAAGAACAAGGAGAAGGAGAAGGCAGGCGGGCGTGGCAACAAGCGTGGAACGGGCGCCGAGGGCGGCATCTCCAAGCAGGAGATGACGGACCTGGTGTGGGGCCGCGTCACCATCCCCGTCCGGGGCAAGAAGAAGAAGCCCACGAAGAAGGGCGCCAAGACGCAGATCACCCAGATGGCCGAGGAGAAGAAGGTCATCAAGATCCAGGAGGGCATCAGCGTGTCCGACCTGGGCCAGCGCATGGGTGTGCGCACCAACGAGCTCATCAAGAAGCTCATGGGCCTGGGCAAGATGGCCACGGCCAACCAGGTCATCGACGCGGAGACCACCGAGCTGCTCGCCACCGACTACGGCTGGCGCGTGGAGAAGGCGGGCTTCGAGGTCGAGGACTTCCTGCCCGAGGTTCAGGTGCGCCCCGAGGACGAGCGTCCGCGTCCGCCGGTCGTCACCGTCATGGGCCACGTCGACCACGGCAAGACGAGCCTGCTCGACGCCATCCGCGCCGCCAACGTGGCGGCGGGCGAGGCTGGAGGCATCACCCAGCACATCGGTGCCTACTCGGTGAAGACGTCGCGCGGCGACATCACCTTCCTCGACACGCCGGGCCACGAGGCCTTCACGGCCATGCGCGCCCGCGGCGCCAACGTGACGGACATCGTGGTGCTGGTGGTGGCCGCCGATGACGGCGTGATGCCCCAGACGATCGAGTCCATCAAGCAGGCCAAGGCCGCCGAGGTGCCCATCGTCGTCGCCATCAACAAGATGGACGTGCCGGGCGCCAACCCGGACCGCGTGAAGAAGGACCTGGCCAACCACGAGCTCACTCCGGAAGAGTGGGGCGGCGAGACCATCATGGTCCCCGTGTCGGCCAAGCAGAAGATGGGCATCGACCTGCTGCTGGAGAACATCGCGCTGCAGGCCGAGGTGCTCGAGCTCACGAGCAACCCGTCCCGTCCGGCGGTGGGCGCCATCATCGAGGCCAAGCTGGAGAAGGGCCGCGGTCCCGTGGCCACCGTGCTGGTGCAGGAGGGCACGCTCAAGGTGGGCGACGCCGTCGTCACCGGCACCCACTTCGGCCGCGTGCGCGCCATGAACAACAGCCGCGGCGAGGCCGTGAAGGAAGTGCTCCCGGGCTACTCGGCGGAGGTCATCGGTCTGTCCGGTGTCCCCACCGCCGGTGAGACGCTCAACGCCGTGGCGGACGAGAAGGCCGCCAAGGAGATCGCCACCCACCGCGCCATGAAGGGCCGGGAGGCGGAGCTGGGCAAGGCCAACACCCGCGAGACGCTCGAGCAGCTCTTCGCCAAGACGAAGGCGGGCGGTGGTCCCAAGGAGCTGCGGCTCGTCATCAAGGCGGACGTGCAGGGCTCGGCCGAGGCCGTCAAGGAAGCGGTGCAGAAGCTGTCCACGCACAAGGTCCGGGTGGAGATCATCCACACGGGCGTGGGCGCCATGACCGAGGGCGACGTGATGCGCGCGGCCGCCTCCAAGGGCATGGTGGTGGGCTTCAACGTGAAGCCCGAGTCCGGCACCGAGGCCGCCGCCAAGGCCCAGGAGGTGACGCTGGAGACCTACGGCATCATCTACGAGCTCATCGACGGCGTGCGCAAGTCCATGGAAGACCTCCTGGAGCCCATCCGCACCGAGCGCAAGCTGGGCCGTGCGGAGGTGCGCAACACCTTCAACGTGCCGAAGCTGGGCACCATCGCCGGCGCGGCGGTGCTCGATGGCGTCATGAAGCGCGGCGCCTTCATCCGCCTGCTGCGCGACAGCAAGCAGATGTTCTCGGGGAAGATGGCCTCGCTGCGGCGCTTCAAGGACGACGTGAAGGAAGTCGCCCAGGGCTTCGAGTGCGGTATCGGCATCGAGAACTACAGCGATCTCAAGCCGGGCGACATCATCGAGGCCTACGAGATCGAGGAGACGCGGCCGAGCCTGAGCTAGTCCCGCTCGGGGTCGCCGTTCTCCACCACCGGGATGTTCCCGGT containing:
- the rimP gene encoding ribosome maturation factor RimP; amino-acid sequence: MAENIKQTVEARAQTLLEPIVAGEGLELLEVEFLREHEGWVLRLFIDKPGGRVGLDECSQVSRAVDTVLDVEDLIPHEYNLEVSSPGVNRPLKKPQHYERVKGQRVKVKTFGPVGEPPRKNFTGTLTEVAADAISVDVEGAGSFRIPFKDIAKANLEFEF
- a CDS encoding DUF448 domain-containing protein — encoded protein: MRLKARSSTNSRKELPVVAGPVRSCIGCGARRSQEELIRLGVGPEGGVVVVGRRKPPGRGAYLCGVGCLAAAVKRKAFGRAFRGKAGPVDPSLLGQALESVPGRGGATGGSGR
- the nusA gene encoding transcription termination factor NusA, giving the protein MPTPANPNINLNLVLDQVAKDKGIERSVLISTLEDAMTTAAKKHFGQERNLEAKYDPEKGVVELFQAITVVETITDPIQAVNQIPLDEAHKKGMEVEPGDELVFQIFYRDEDAEEAKAQDNQYGDILRLKTFRRGFGRIAAQTAKQVILQRTRDAERENVFNEYKDRKNEIVTGIARRFERGNIIVDLGRAEAVLPVREQVPRETYRAGDRVQAYVLDVLRESKGPQIVLSRASVNLLTKLFEMEVPEIAEGIVVIEAAAREPGGRAKIAVSSRDADVDPVGACVGMKGSRVQAVVQELRGEKIDIVPFDEDPARFVCSALAPAEVSRVIIDEANHAMELIVPDDQLSLAIGRRGQNVRLAAQLTGWKLDINSESRVREMREFANRSLGALPGVNEMLVETLYAHGFRQAKDIAEANAEVLSQIPGVDPSRVPAMQEEARKQMGLDAAELSRMEREREQARQAEARRHPDELSQTERMARVRGMGEKAIEQLVLAGYKSVEDIANEKDLARLGDVPGVGIKKARQLKSAAENYLVEEARLRAELNAERGSSASSPSAEPAGA
- the infB gene encoding translation initiation factor IF-2, which translates into the protein MSKKRVHEIAKELKDHGVELDNKEVVTELVALGYDVKSHSSSLEDDQATSAVQRILDKRKPKQAAAPVTAKGFVVRRKAPSNAPSAEQPEEAPAAAAPTASVDLPREVTEPAATQAAASAVVAPPEPPRAEAPPIAAPVAESPAAPAPATPAPAVTAPVSAAPEAPGPVAAPPPPPPVAEAPRAEAAAPAPAEALRVETPAPVAAATPPTPAVPQPPVAAEAPRAAEPPRASTPAPAASRPASSFKESPHLPTRPPPSAVSPSVRTPSHPSSGPQRSSSSGGPGMSGSGRPGGPGGQGGRPGGPGGQGGRPGGPGGQGGRPGGPGGQGGRPGGPSQYQRGGPSQYQRGGPSSGPVRPSSPNASMGAQGAPPAGAPGTTPSPTHMVGGIPHQQVAQDPRSLRPTATQAVVISRPLIQVRRVTPTTSTGRQYPMAPGKSAIGEKREYKVVPDHLGRGRELVDVSKNKEKEKAGGRGNKRGTGAEGGISKQEMTDLVWGRVTIPVRGKKKKPTKKGAKTQITQMAEEKKVIKIQEGISVSDLGQRMGVRTNELIKKLMGLGKMATANQVIDAETTELLATDYGWRVEKAGFEVEDFLPEVQVRPEDERPRPPVVTVMGHVDHGKTSLLDAIRAANVAAGEAGGITQHIGAYSVKTSRGDITFLDTPGHEAFTAMRARGANVTDIVVLVVAADDGVMPQTIESIKQAKAAEVPIVVAINKMDVPGANPDRVKKDLANHELTPEEWGGETIMVPVSAKQKMGIDLLLENIALQAEVLELTSNPSRPAVGAIIEAKLEKGRGPVATVLVQEGTLKVGDAVVTGTHFGRVRAMNNSRGEAVKEVLPGYSAEVIGLSGVPTAGETLNAVADEKAAKEIATHRAMKGREAELGKANTRETLEQLFAKTKAGGGPKELRLVIKADVQGSAEAVKEAVQKLSTHKVRVEIIHTGVGAMTEGDVMRAAASKGMVVGFNVKPESGTEAAAKAQEVTLETYGIIYELIDGVRKSMEDLLEPIRTERKLGRAEVRNTFNVPKLGTIAGAAVLDGVMKRGAFIRLLRDSKQMFSGKMASLRRFKDDVKEVAQGFECGIGIENYSDLKPGDIIEAYEIEETRPSLS